A single Curtobacterium sp. MCSS17_015 DNA region contains:
- a CDS encoding PfkB family carbohydrate kinase, translating into MIVVLTPNPAVDVTYRVAEQAVGVTQRVLDVARRPGGKGVNVARVLHAAGVETTSVLPLGGTTGSWTAAALQRDGLTTTAVPVAGDTRTTVTVVDDLAHPTMYGEPGPAVTADEWAAVGVAVRATWAAASAFVVSGSLPRGTDPRVVRPWVSGAVDAGVLVVADLSGPALLEAASAGATICKPNRDELLDATGAPDERAGALDLLARGAAVVVVSAGSAGISAHTRDGVVSVAAVPDVHGNPTGAGDAATAGLVLALTAPDGRRTTDAQAPDPLGHDVLRHALRSAAAYGAAAVLRPVAGEVDRDAVDRFLTQLDRTGSST; encoded by the coding sequence GTGATCGTCGTCCTCACCCCGAACCCGGCGGTCGACGTCACCTACCGCGTCGCCGAACAGGCCGTGGGGGTGACCCAGCGCGTGCTCGACGTCGCCCGCCGACCGGGCGGGAAGGGCGTCAACGTGGCCCGGGTGCTCCACGCGGCGGGCGTGGAGACGACGTCGGTCCTGCCGCTCGGCGGCACCACCGGCTCCTGGACGGCCGCGGCACTGCAGCGCGACGGGCTCACGACGACGGCCGTGCCGGTCGCCGGGGACACACGGACCACGGTGACGGTCGTCGACGACCTCGCGCACCCGACCATGTACGGCGAACCCGGCCCCGCGGTCACCGCGGACGAATGGGCTGCGGTGGGCGTCGCGGTGCGCGCGACCTGGGCCGCCGCGTCCGCATTCGTCGTGTCCGGGTCCCTCCCGCGCGGCACCGATCCCCGCGTGGTCCGCCCCTGGGTCAGCGGCGCGGTCGACGCGGGGGTGCTGGTCGTGGCCGACCTGTCCGGTCCGGCGCTGCTCGAGGCCGCGTCCGCGGGCGCCACGATCTGCAAGCCGAACCGCGACGAGCTCCTCGACGCCACCGGTGCCCCGGACGAGCGGGCCGGCGCCCTCGACCTGCTCGCACGCGGAGCCGCGGTCGTCGTCGTCTCCGCGGGCTCCGCGGGCATCAGCGCGCACACGCGGGACGGGGTCGTCTCCGTCGCGGCGGTCCCCGACGTCCACGGCAACCCGACCGGCGCGGGCGACGCCGCCACGGCCGGGCTCGTCCTCGCGCTCACGGCGCCCGACGGCCGCCGCACGACGGATGCCCAGGCGCCGGACCCCCTCGGACACGACGTCCTCCGGCACGCCCTGCGCAGCGCAGCGGCGTACGGCGCCGCCGCGGTCCTGCGCCCCGTCGCGGGCGAGGTCGACCGCGACGCCGTCGACCGATTCCTGACCCAGCTCGACCGAACCGGGAGCTCCACATGA
- a CDS encoding SIS domain-containing protein, protein MSDTFVGAELASQPDSWRSAAALLPSFIDVLPQPGERVAVIGCGTSWFIAMSYAVARESAGLGQTDAFAGSEYPAARRYDRVVTISRSGTTTEIIDLLRALPDQRTVLITAVPDSPAAADADDVVALPFADERSVVQTRFATTALALLRASLGDDVEALAAQAETALTLPIDDLLDAEQVTFVGRGAAVGLTSEAALKTREAAQFWAESYPAMDYRHGPIAIAQPGRLVWSLGPVPDGLADEVAATGARLVHHDLDPLAGLVVVHRFAVALAERRGLDPDHPRSLTRSVILT, encoded by the coding sequence ATGTCCGACACCTTCGTGGGCGCCGAGCTGGCATCGCAGCCGGACTCCTGGCGCTCCGCCGCGGCCCTGCTGCCCTCGTTCATCGACGTCCTCCCCCAGCCGGGTGAGCGCGTCGCCGTCATCGGCTGTGGCACGAGCTGGTTCATCGCGATGAGCTACGCCGTCGCCCGCGAGTCCGCAGGCCTCGGGCAGACCGACGCCTTCGCCGGCTCCGAGTACCCCGCCGCGCGCCGGTACGACCGCGTCGTCACCATCTCGCGCTCGGGCACCACGACCGAGATCATCGACCTGCTGCGCGCCCTGCCCGACCAGCGGACCGTGCTCATCACGGCCGTGCCGGACAGCCCGGCCGCCGCGGACGCCGACGACGTCGTCGCGTTGCCCTTCGCCGACGAGCGCTCCGTGGTGCAGACCCGGTTCGCCACCACGGCGCTCGCGCTGCTCCGCGCCTCCCTCGGCGACGACGTCGAGGCCCTCGCAGCCCAGGCCGAGACCGCGTTGACCCTGCCGATCGACGACCTGCTCGACGCCGAGCAGGTGACGTTCGTCGGCCGTGGCGCCGCGGTGGGTCTGACGTCCGAGGCCGCTCTGAAGACGCGCGAGGCCGCGCAGTTCTGGGCCGAGTCGTACCCCGCCATGGACTACCGCCACGGTCCGATCGCGATCGCGCAGCCCGGCCGCCTGGTCTGGTCCCTCGGCCCGGTGCCGGACGGTCTCGCCGACGAGGTCGCGGCCACCGGTGCCCGCCTCGTGCACCATGACCTCGACCCGCTCGCCGGACTCGTCGTCGTGCACCGGTTCGCCGTCGCCCTCGCCGAGCGCCGCGGTCTCGACCCGGACCACCCGCGCTCGCTCACCCGGTCGGTCATCCTCACCTGA
- a CDS encoding class II fructose-bisphosphate aldolase — protein MTTALALTGLLDTARTAHRGVGAFNVVLLEHAEAIVAGAERAALPVVLQISENCIRYHGGLTPIVTATQAVARAADVEVLVHLDHIEDRALVHAGIALGVDSVMFDGSHLDHDANVAATRELADACHAAGIAIEAELGEVGGKDGVHAPGVRTDPDEAAAFVDATGVDALAVAVGTSHAMQTREASVDRDLVERLRASVPVPLVLHGSSGLSDEELRGAVRAGMTKVNISTHLNGLFTRALRDVLDERPDLVDPRRYVAAGRDAVAAETSRLLALLAG, from the coding sequence ATGACCACCGCCCTCGCCCTCACCGGGCTCCTCGACACCGCCCGCACCGCCCATCGGGGCGTCGGCGCCTTCAACGTCGTCCTCCTCGAGCACGCCGAGGCCATCGTGGCCGGTGCCGAACGGGCCGCACTGCCCGTCGTCCTGCAGATCAGCGAGAACTGCATCCGCTACCACGGCGGGCTGACGCCGATCGTCACCGCGACCCAAGCCGTCGCGCGGGCCGCCGACGTCGAGGTCCTGGTGCACCTCGACCACATCGAGGACCGAGCACTCGTCCACGCCGGGATCGCCCTCGGCGTCGACTCAGTCATGTTCGACGGCTCGCATCTGGACCACGACGCCAACGTCGCGGCGACCCGGGAGCTGGCCGACGCGTGCCACGCCGCCGGGATCGCTATCGAGGCGGAGCTCGGCGAGGTCGGCGGCAAGGACGGTGTGCACGCACCCGGTGTCCGGACCGACCCGGACGAGGCCGCCGCGTTCGTCGACGCCACCGGCGTCGACGCCCTGGCGGTCGCGGTCGGGACCTCACACGCGATGCAGACCCGCGAGGCGTCCGTCGACCGGGACCTCGTCGAGCGGCTGCGGGCCTCCGTCCCGGTGCCGCTCGTGCTGCACGGCTCGTCGGGCCTGTCGGACGAGGAGCTCCGTGGGGCGGTCCGGGCCGGCATGACGAAGGTCAACATCTCGACGCACCTGAACGGCTTGTTCACCCGGGCCCTGCGCGACGTGCTCGACGAACGGCCGGACCTGGTCGACCCGCGCCGCTACGTCGCCGCGGGTCGGGACGCCGTGGCCGCGGAGACCTCGCGGCTGCTCGCGCTGCTCGCCGGGTGA
- a CDS encoding ROK family protein, whose protein sequence is MTARGAVLGVDVGGTGIKARLTADDGRLLDEQRVPTPRDDPAAGALAVVVAELAVHARSVARQHGAGLDAVGLVVPGVVDEAAGRSVLSVNLGWQDVPVRQRVAAALRATGTDVPLAFGHDVRAGALAEVRAGGLDHGAVAFVPVGTGLASALVVDGRVVSGDGWAGEIGQVRIVHGPHAGLRVEEVASAGAVARRSGVPTAHAAMLRVRADDLVARRAWDDCVDVLADALAWLTATAGCHTLVIGGGLAQAGPLLLDPLTAALGDRLAGVRVPAVVGARHGDTAGAIGAALLAQELLDRDLPSHRRQDDDRPHRDDGPTAVSA, encoded by the coding sequence ATGACGGCACGCGGGGCAGTGCTCGGGGTCGACGTCGGCGGCACGGGCATCAAGGCCCGACTGACCGCCGACGACGGACGGTTGCTCGACGAGCAGCGTGTCCCGACCCCGCGAGACGACCCCGCGGCCGGGGCCCTCGCCGTCGTCGTGGCCGAGCTCGCCGTGCACGCGCGCTCGGTCGCCCGACAGCACGGCGCCGGCCTCGACGCCGTCGGCCTGGTCGTCCCCGGTGTGGTCGACGAGGCCGCCGGTCGGTCGGTGCTGTCCGTGAACCTCGGCTGGCAGGACGTCCCCGTCCGCCAGCGGGTCGCTGCGGCCCTCCGGGCGACGGGCACCGACGTCCCGCTCGCGTTCGGCCACGACGTGCGCGCCGGGGCCCTCGCCGAGGTGCGGGCCGGCGGGCTCGACCACGGCGCGGTCGCGTTCGTCCCGGTGGGCACCGGGCTCGCGAGCGCCCTCGTCGTCGACGGGCGCGTCGTCAGCGGTGACGGCTGGGCCGGCGAGATCGGCCAGGTCCGCATCGTCCACGGTCCGCACGCGGGCCTCCGGGTCGAGGAGGTCGCCTCGGCCGGTGCCGTCGCACGTCGGAGCGGCGTACCGACCGCGCACGCCGCGATGCTCCGCGTCCGCGCCGACGACCTCGTCGCCCGCCGGGCGTGGGACGACTGCGTCGACGTGCTCGCCGACGCGCTGGCCTGGCTGACGGCCACCGCGGGGTGTCACACCCTGGTCATCGGCGGCGGACTCGCGCAGGCCGGTCCGCTCCTGCTCGACCCCCTCACCGCGGCGCTGGGCGATCGGCTGGCCGGCGTCCGCGTCCCGGCCGTCGTCGGCGCACGGCACGGTGACACCGCCGGCGCGATCGGGGCCGCTCTCCTGGCGCAGGAGCTGCTGGACCGCGACCTCCCGAGCCACCGCCGGCAGGACGACGACCGTCCGCACCGAGACGACGGCCCGACGGCGGTGTCGGCGTGA
- a CDS encoding DeoR/GlpR family DNA-binding transcription regulator codes for MTPQQRLNALLELVSDRGNVSITEIGDALGISAATARRDLATLADQRLVTRTHGGAAALGAGYELPLQYKIARQAEAKTAIARATAALVAPGDTVGLNGGTTTTEVARELGKSERFLRADGEYGITIVTNALNIGYELSVRANVKIVVTGGVARRQSYELIGPLVRDTLDEFALDVVVLGVDGLTGQYGATTMHEGEAEVSRHFASVGRRVIVVADSTKIERSTFARICPLDRIDVLVTDRDVPAQFAADLAAAGAELVVAD; via the coding sequence ATGACCCCGCAGCAGAGGCTCAACGCCCTCCTCGAGTTGGTGAGCGATCGCGGCAACGTCTCGATCACCGAGATCGGCGACGCGCTCGGGATCTCCGCGGCGACCGCTCGTCGCGACCTCGCCACCCTCGCCGACCAGCGCCTGGTGACCCGGACGCACGGCGGTGCCGCGGCACTCGGAGCGGGCTACGAGCTGCCCCTGCAGTACAAGATCGCCCGTCAGGCCGAGGCGAAGACCGCCATCGCCCGGGCGACGGCCGCACTCGTGGCCCCCGGTGACACGGTCGGGCTCAACGGCGGGACGACGACGACCGAGGTGGCACGGGAGCTCGGCAAGAGCGAGCGCTTCCTCCGCGCCGACGGCGAGTACGGCATCACCATCGTCACGAACGCGCTCAACATCGGGTACGAGCTCTCGGTCCGCGCGAACGTCAAGATCGTCGTGACCGGCGGCGTCGCCCGTCGCCAGTCCTACGAGTTGATCGGCCCCCTGGTGCGCGACACGCTCGACGAGTTCGCGCTCGACGTGGTCGTGCTCGGGGTCGACGGCCTGACCGGCCAGTACGGCGCCACCACCATGCACGAGGGTGAGGCGGAGGTCAGCCGGCACTTCGCCTCCGTCGGACGGCGGGTGATCGTGGTCGCCGACTCCACGAAGATCGAGCGCTCCACCTTCGCCCGGATCTGCCCGCTCGACCGCATCGACGTCCTGGTGACGGACCGGGACGTCCCGGCGCAGTTCGCCGCAGACCTGGCCGCCGCCGGCGCGGAGCTCGTCGTCGCCGACTGA
- a CDS encoding PspC domain-containing protein — MTNTLHRPRSGRMLAGVCAGIADRFGWSRTAVRVLWVLLSLFPGPLWIAYVVLWVVMPTQGARR; from the coding sequence ATGACGAACACACTCCACCGTCCCCGCTCCGGTCGCATGCTCGCCGGGGTCTGCGCCGGCATCGCCGACCGCTTCGGTTGGTCCCGCACCGCCGTCCGCGTGCTCTGGGTCCTGCTCAGCCTGTTCCCCGGGCCGCTCTGGATCGCCTACGTGGTGCTCTGGGTCGTGATGCCGACGCAGGGCGCCCGTCGCTGA
- a CDS encoding amidohydrolase family protein — MTTLVRAPRVVTAELDLVDGWITVTDDRVAAVGSGPAPSCDHVVEAPGTVVPGFVDLHAHGALGHDFASCSADDARAAVAHHAGRGTAHLVASIATGTVPDTVAALHRLGPLVTDGTLAGLHLEGPWLAPARRGAHAVALLHPPTAAEVDLLIDAGGPALRVVTLAPELPGAIDAIRRLVDAGIVAAIGHTDADSEQVQRATDAGATLVTHLFNGMPPLHHRVPGPVGVALTDDRLTVECIVDGHHLDPVAVDLVRRTAGDRLVFVSDAMAATGCADGAYRIAGSDVVVEGGVAMLADRSSLAGSTITVGDAVARVLAARPGGRPGRARPDDVREAVAASSVRASAVLGLRPPLTVGAAADLVVLDPEGRPTVLEVPA, encoded by the coding sequence GTGACGACGCTCGTCCGCGCCCCACGGGTGGTCACCGCCGAACTCGACCTGGTCGACGGCTGGATCACGGTGACCGACGATCGGGTCGCCGCGGTCGGCAGCGGCCCGGCACCCTCGTGCGACCACGTGGTCGAGGCTCCCGGCACCGTCGTCCCGGGCTTCGTCGACCTCCACGCGCACGGCGCCCTCGGCCACGACTTCGCCTCGTGCTCGGCCGACGACGCCCGCGCCGCCGTCGCGCACCACGCCGGACGCGGCACGGCACACCTCGTCGCCTCGATCGCGACCGGGACGGTGCCGGACACGGTCGCCGCACTCCACCGCCTCGGACCGCTCGTCACCGACGGCACGCTCGCCGGCCTGCACCTCGAGGGGCCGTGGCTCGCGCCCGCCCGCCGCGGCGCGCATGCGGTCGCCCTGCTGCACCCGCCGACCGCCGCCGAGGTCGACCTCCTGATCGACGCCGGAGGCCCAGCCCTCCGGGTGGTCACGCTCGCCCCCGAACTCCCTGGTGCGATCGACGCGATCCGCCGCCTGGTCGACGCCGGGATCGTCGCCGCGATCGGCCACACCGACGCCGACAGCGAGCAGGTGCAGCGAGCGACCGACGCCGGCGCCACCCTGGTCACCCACCTCTTCAACGGCATGCCCCCGCTGCACCACCGTGTGCCCGGTCCGGTCGGGGTCGCCCTGACCGACGACCGGCTGACCGTGGAGTGCATCGTCGACGGCCACCACCTGGACCCGGTCGCCGTCGACCTGGTCCGCCGCACCGCCGGTGACCGCCTGGTGTTCGTCTCGGACGCGATGGCCGCCACCGGCTGCGCCGACGGCGCCTACCGGATCGCCGGATCCGACGTCGTCGTCGAGGGCGGTGTCGCGATGCTCGCCGACCGGTCCTCGCTGGCCGGCAGCACCATCACCGTCGGCGACGCCGTCGCCCGGGTCCTCGCCGCTCGTCCCGGGGGTCGGCCCGGTCGTGCTCGTCCTGACGACGTCCGGGAGGCCGTGGCCGCCTCGTCCGTCCGGGCCTCCGCGGTGCTCGGCCTGCGTCCACCCCTCACCGTCGGCGCCGCCGCCGACCTGGTCGTCCTCGACCCTGAGGGCCGCCCCACCGTCCTGGAGGTCCCCGCGTGA
- a CDS encoding L-serine ammonia-lyase, which produces MPVSVFELFSIGVGPSSSHTVGPMRAAAEFAARMADGPVDTIRVDLYGSLASTGRGHGTLGAVAVGLMGHRPEDVDPDVMTAALDALESTGRLTLAGGTAVPFRLDDIVLHPLTMLPRHPNAMRLRTFDATGTETAVETYYSIGGGFIARDGDEEPGEDVAGTAIPVETDAVPHPFSSGAELLSACATAGLPVSGVALANETASRTEDEVRAGLLRIHAVMEDCVERSVRRTGTLPGGLEVRRRAADWYEQLTRDDPDHDPLFAMEWVNLTAMAVNEENASGGRVVTAPTNGAAGIIPAVLAYALTYVGPVARGSRTERDDAVVRFLLTAGAIGSIYKERASISGAEVGCQGEVGSAASMAAAGLAEVLGGTPEQVENAAEIAMEHNLGLTCDPIGGLVQIPCIERNAIAANKAVNAARMALRGDGVHHVSLDQVVETMRQTGADMSTKYKETAMGGLAVNVPLC; this is translated from the coding sequence GTGCCGGTCTCCGTCTTCGAGCTGTTCAGCATCGGTGTCGGCCCGTCGAGCTCCCACACCGTGGGACCGATGCGCGCCGCCGCCGAGTTCGCCGCGCGCATGGCGGACGGCCCCGTCGACACGATCCGCGTCGACCTCTACGGCTCGCTCGCCTCGACCGGTCGCGGACACGGGACGCTCGGCGCCGTCGCGGTCGGGCTCATGGGGCACCGACCCGAGGACGTCGACCCCGACGTGATGACGGCCGCGCTCGACGCCCTCGAGTCCACCGGCAGACTAACCCTGGCGGGCGGGACCGCCGTCCCCTTCCGGCTCGACGACATCGTGCTGCACCCGTTGACGATGTTGCCCCGGCACCCGAACGCGATGCGCCTCCGGACGTTCGACGCGACCGGGACCGAGACCGCGGTCGAGACGTACTACTCGATCGGCGGCGGGTTCATCGCCCGCGACGGGGACGAGGAGCCGGGCGAGGACGTCGCCGGCACCGCGATCCCCGTGGAGACCGACGCGGTGCCCCACCCCTTCTCCAGCGGAGCCGAGCTGCTGTCCGCATGCGCGACCGCGGGCCTCCCGGTCAGCGGTGTGGCGCTCGCCAACGAGACCGCGAGCCGCACCGAGGACGAGGTCCGTGCCGGACTCCTGCGCATCCACGCCGTGATGGAGGACTGCGTCGAGCGCAGCGTCCGCCGCACCGGCACGCTCCCCGGTGGACTCGAGGTCCGGCGTCGCGCCGCCGACTGGTACGAGCAGCTCACCCGCGACGACCCGGACCACGACCCGCTCTTCGCGATGGAGTGGGTGAACCTCACCGCGATGGCGGTCAACGAGGAGAACGCCTCGGGCGGTCGCGTCGTCACCGCGCCGACGAACGGTGCTGCCGGGATCATCCCCGCGGTGCTCGCCTACGCACTGACCTACGTCGGACCGGTCGCACGCGGGTCCCGGACGGAACGGGACGACGCAGTCGTGCGGTTCCTGCTCACCGCCGGTGCGATCGGCTCGATCTACAAGGAGCGGGCGTCGATCTCCGGAGCCGAGGTCGGCTGCCAGGGCGAGGTCGGGTCCGCTGCCTCGATGGCGGCGGCCGGGCTCGCCGAGGTCCTCGGCGGCACCCCGGAGCAGGTCGAGAACGCGGCCGAGATCGCGATGGAGCACAACCTCGGGCTGACCTGCGACCCGATCGGCGGCCTCGTGCAGATCCCGTGCATCGAGCGGAACGCCATCGCCGCGAACAAGGCCGTGAACGCCGCCCGGATGGCCCTGCGCGGCGACGGGGTGCACCACGTGTCGCTCGACCAGGTCGTCGAGACGATGCGGCAGACCGGTGCCGACATGTCGACGAAGTACAAGGAGACCGCGATGGGCGGCCTCGCGGTGAACGTCCCGCTCTGCTGA
- a CDS encoding Gfo/Idh/MocA family oxidoreductase, whose product MSITSTRTLRVGVVGIGQRSTIANHVAAAGLDADGVDARIVAAADVTASGRQRAADAWPDATVVDGHRALIGADGAENLVDAAIVTTPDWTHAEIAIDLLRAGIAVYLEKPLAITVEDADAVLNTAAETGTPLYVGHNFRHAAVVRLMLDVIGRGEIGEVKAVWVRHFVGNGGDYYFKDWHADRSHVNSLLLQKASHDLDVVHALAGAYTSRVVGMGSLSVYGDVTDRRDRSDELMTDWFSFDNWPPAEQTGLNPVVDVEDVSMVMMTLENGVQASYEQCHFTPDYWRNYTVIGTHGRLENIGDTGGGVVKVWNHRRNWDVAGDVEYPIDGVEDGHADADLLTMTEFLRSLAFGEPTTLSPIAARAAVAAGALATRSLRDGSVPIDVPPLPDATLRHFATAPDRDDVPERTTR is encoded by the coding sequence ATGAGCATCACGAGCACGCGAACACTGCGGGTCGGCGTGGTCGGCATCGGTCAGCGGTCGACCATCGCGAACCACGTCGCCGCCGCCGGACTCGACGCCGACGGGGTCGACGCCCGGATCGTGGCCGCAGCCGACGTCACGGCGTCGGGGCGGCAGCGAGCCGCCGATGCCTGGCCGGACGCCACCGTCGTCGACGGCCACCGCGCACTGATCGGAGCCGACGGCGCCGAGAACCTCGTCGACGCCGCGATCGTCACCACCCCCGACTGGACGCACGCCGAGATCGCGATCGACCTGCTCCGTGCCGGCATCGCCGTCTACCTCGAGAAGCCCCTCGCCATCACGGTCGAGGACGCCGACGCCGTCCTCAACACCGCCGCCGAGACCGGTACTCCACTCTACGTCGGCCACAACTTCCGGCACGCGGCCGTGGTCCGCCTGATGCTCGACGTGATCGGGCGCGGCGAGATCGGCGAGGTCAAGGCCGTCTGGGTGCGCCACTTCGTCGGCAACGGCGGCGACTACTACTTCAAGGACTGGCACGCCGACCGCAGCCACGTGAACTCGCTCCTGCTGCAGAAGGCCAGCCACGACCTCGACGTCGTGCACGCCCTTGCCGGCGCGTACACCAGCCGCGTCGTCGGCATGGGCTCGCTCTCGGTCTACGGCGACGTCACGGACCGCCGGGACCGCAGTGACGAGTTGATGACCGACTGGTTCTCGTTCGACAACTGGCCGCCCGCCGAGCAGACCGGCCTGAACCCCGTCGTCGACGTCGAGGACGTCTCGATGGTCATGATGACGCTCGAGAACGGCGTGCAGGCCAGCTACGAGCAGTGCCACTTCACGCCCGACTACTGGCGGAACTACACGGTGATCGGCACCCACGGTCGCCTCGAGAACATCGGTGACACCGGCGGCGGCGTGGTCAAGGTCTGGAACCACCGCCGCAACTGGGACGTGGCCGGGGACGTCGAGTACCCGATCGACGGCGTCGAGGACGGCCACGCCGACGCCGACCTGCTCACCATGACCGAGTTCCTCCGCTCCCTGGCGTTCGGCGAGCCGACCACCCTGTCCCCGATCGCGGCACGGGCCGCCGTCGCCGCCGGGGCGCTCGCCACCCGCTCGCTCCGCGACGGCTCCGTCCCCATCGACGTGCCGCCGCTCCCCGACGCCACCCTCCGACACTTCGCGACCGCTCCCGACCGCGACGACGTTCCCGAAAGGACCACCCGATGA
- a CDS encoding S8 family serine peptidase, with protein MSPRTPTLLAATAVVVALAVTGTGLPAQAQPSATVPTAPADPAAGGVPAPSDPTAGATPDDTPVDLTLVLRPVDPAALAALPVSTTGDTADQRAAAVEAVAPVDDARSRARAVLTGAGFTVTDPDTWEVEAHGTAAQAEALFGVELVGTGDGMHPVAEPTLPRAFDGAVVSVLGLDTRPALAHAAVPGGYAPADLASAYRSSGSATAGTGATIATVQFSGWDRNDLSAYAAVTGRKLPALDQIAVDGADPHKGDGNQGENEVALDQQALLAVAPGARQRVYVTQNSFQGSYDAYSRIADEVRTAGITAVSISWGSCETRTPAGARAALDAALSRIVAAGATVFAATGDDGAQCPTGPTTTIRDVSYPASSPAVVAVGGTSLTRTKTGWTEAGWSNSLGAGGGGPSAAYARPAWQTGISGAKRMLPDVAALADPAKGPAVYMSTARGFVLGGGTSLASPVLAGQLAVALTARGCAAGVGDVHQALYANPTAFRDVTSGSNGTLRAARGWDAATGLGSPNWSTLGRLLPTAADCTRPTTTAAAAGADATSVVSGTGTVPSGTSIHSPNGQYWLDMQVDGSLVEWGNGRRLWQSSGRAEGAGFRLDSRGRLSVVAPSGAVLWSTTATTTSGGARLTVDDAGDVRVTARNGAVLWRNKAPGADRLVPGATLVAGQSLRDGTSGTRRLSVRSDGSLVLGSGSRVLFRKSGGGQGASLLLLSNGDLVLAGPFGQTRWSTATGKRGGSGVVLRMQSDGNLVLRKGSTVIWKSGTRG; from the coding sequence ATGTCACCCCGCACGCCGACCCTCCTCGCCGCCACCGCCGTCGTGGTGGCGCTCGCCGTCACCGGCACGGGCCTCCCCGCGCAGGCGCAGCCCAGCGCCACCGTGCCCACCGCGCCTGCTGATCCGGCCGCCGGTGGTGTGCCGGCGCCGTCCGACCCGACGGCCGGTGCGACCCCCGACGACACCCCGGTCGACCTGACGCTGGTCCTCCGCCCGGTCGACCCGGCCGCCCTCGCCGCCCTGCCGGTGTCGACCACGGGTGACACCGCCGATCAGCGTGCTGCGGCGGTGGAGGCGGTCGCCCCCGTCGACGACGCCCGGTCGCGCGCCCGCGCCGTGCTGACGGGTGCGGGCTTCACCGTGACCGACCCGGACACGTGGGAGGTCGAGGCACACGGCACCGCTGCCCAGGCCGAGGCCCTGTTCGGGGTCGAACTGGTCGGCACCGGTGACGGCATGCACCCCGTCGCCGAGCCGACCCTGCCACGGGCCTTCGACGGCGCCGTGGTCTCCGTGCTCGGGCTCGACACCCGCCCGGCACTGGCCCACGCGGCCGTCCCCGGCGGGTACGCCCCCGCCGACCTGGCGAGCGCGTACCGGTCCTCCGGGTCGGCCACCGCGGGTACCGGTGCGACCATCGCGACCGTGCAGTTCTCCGGCTGGGACCGCAACGACCTCAGCGCCTACGCCGCGGTGACCGGACGGAAGCTCCCCGCGCTCGACCAGATCGCGGTCGACGGTGCCGACCCGCACAAGGGTGACGGCAACCAGGGCGAGAACGAGGTCGCGCTCGACCAGCAGGCGCTGCTCGCGGTTGCGCCCGGCGCCCGGCAGCGCGTGTACGTCACGCAGAACTCGTTCCAGGGCAGCTACGACGCCTACAGCCGCATCGCCGACGAGGTCCGCACCGCGGGCATCACGGCGGTGAGCATCTCGTGGGGCAGCTGTGAGACGCGGACCCCGGCCGGAGCGCGGGCGGCGCTCGACGCGGCGCTCTCGCGGATCGTCGCAGCCGGTGCCACCGTCTTCGCCGCGACCGGGGACGACGGCGCGCAGTGCCCGACCGGCCCGACGACGACCATCCGCGACGTCTCGTACCCGGCGTCCTCACCCGCGGTCGTCGCCGTGGGTGGCACGTCCCTCACGAGGACGAAGACCGGTTGGACGGAGGCCGGGTGGTCGAACTCCCTCGGCGCCGGCGGTGGCGGTCCCTCTGCGGCCTACGCCCGGCCCGCGTGGCAGACCGGCATCAGCGGTGCGAAGCGCATGCTGCCCGACGTCGCGGCGCTCGCCGACCCCGCGAAGGGACCCGCGGTCTACATGTCCACGGCGCGCGGCTTCGTGCTCGGCGGTGGCACGAGCCTGGCGTCCCCGGTGCTCGCCGGGCAGCTCGCCGTCGCACTGACCGCACGCGGATGCGCAGCCGGCGTCGGCGACGTGCACCAGGCGCTGTACGCGAACCCGACGGCGTTCCGCGACGTCACCTCCGGCAGCAACGGCACGTTGCGCGCTGCCCGGGGTTGGGACGCGGCGACCGGGCTCGGCTCGCCGAACTGGTCCACCCTCGGCCGACTGCTCCCCACCGCGGCGGACTGCACGCGACCGACCACCACCGCGGCCGCGGCGGGAGCGGACGCCACGTCCGTTGTCTCGGGGACCGGGACCGTGCCGTCCGGGACGTCGATCCACTCCCCGAACGGCCAGTACTGGCTCGACATGCAGGTCGACGGCTCCCTGGTCGAGTGGGGCAACGGCCGACGCCTCTGGCAGAGCAGCGGTCGGGCCGAGGGCGCCGGGTTCCGCCTCGACAGCCGCGGGCGGCTCTCCGTCGTGGCTCCGTCCGGTGCGGTCCTCTGGTCCACGACGGCGACGACCACCTCCGGTGGCGCCCGCCTGACGGTCGACGACGCCGGCGACGTCCGGGTGACCGCACGGAACGGCGCCGTGCTGTGGCGCAACAAGGCCCCCGGTGCCGACCGGCTCGTCCCCGGGGCCACGCTCGTCGCCGGCCAGTCCCTACGAGACGGCACGTCCGGCACCCGACGGCTCAGTGTGCGATCCGACGGGAGCCTCGTCCTCGGCTCCGGCAGCCGGGTGCTCTTCCGGAAGTCCGGCGGCGGACAGGGCGCGTCCCTCCTGCTGCTGTCGAACGGCGACCTGGTGCTCGCGGGGCCGTTCGGTCAGACCCGGTGGTCCACGGCCACGGGGAAGCGCGGGGGGTCCGGCGTGGTCCTGCGGATGCAGTCGGACGGCAACCTCGTGCTGCGGAAGGGGTCGACCGTGATCTGGAAGAGCGGGACCCGGGGCTGA